In the Chitinophagales bacterium genome, one interval contains:
- a CDS encoding TonB-dependent receptor, translated as MRKFLCAIATLISIAAFSQTAIKGTVVDDKDNAPLYGVNVVKKGTTEGVVTDLDGRFELNVKPGKILLEFSYMGYDKRVLELFVKEGETKTVSTRLAETQKELDIVVVTGSKYEKKLGEETVSMEVLKGQQITQSSARAEEALNYVPGVNMLGKNTSIRGGGGFADGAGSRVLVMLDDIPITSPENGGVNWNGMPLEAIEQVEIIKGASSASYGSSALNGIMNFRTIAPKTEMYNKILVNIGFYGEPKDKSLSWFWRKTKTKKGKTKSYLDLPMFGGFQYTHAKKYGNFDVVLSGAYQEDESFRYANRQRTIRGFAKLRYIPKKFDRITVGLNAGVLRENYQDFFVMWGYDNDTVNPWPDYAVTHFNKPAPFTTYASTDTSFGYLPSQISNRSTTTVNVDPYITYYDKKENRHSLKSRVYYTELFNDANSGSFRIVNGDSIYGGDSSKTLQGYLEYGFLKEFKPLALVISTGASFYYTTVHSNTFDSRTAYNLGAFVNIDKKFFNKLTLNVGLRLEHAKLDTQFQKADLFATSINSGKNNLVKPVYSPVIPVIRIGLNYQATEGTFLRLSFGQGFRFPSIAEKFVRTVRSGTAVFPNPELLPEAGWGAELGIKQGMKISRWVFYADASAFVNYFKNMIEFQGADPSKFPGAGLAFQATNVPAARIVGAEISTIGSGKIYSVPLNFIVGYTFINPINLAYNADSFGLDYKILKYRIEHSFKADVSANIKGVNVGVRCFYNSFIKEIDKIGVGALPSINNFRAKHDKGDFVMDVRVGYSYKDKLSFNVIAKNVTNAEYTLRPGLIEAPRNYTFQVGYQF; from the coding sequence ATGAGAAAATTTTTATGCGCCATAGCTACGCTTATTTCTATTGCTGCCTTTAGCCAAACAGCTATTAAGGGCACGGTTGTAGATGATAAGGATAATGCACCATTGTATGGTGTAAACGTAGTGAAGAAAGGAACTACAGAAGGTGTTGTAACCGATTTAGACGGTAGATTTGAGTTAAACGTAAAGCCCGGCAAAATACTGTTGGAGTTTAGCTATATGGGTTACGATAAGAGAGTGCTAGAGTTGTTTGTGAAAGAGGGAGAAACCAAAACAGTTTCAACGCGCTTGGCAGAAACCCAAAAAGAGTTAGATATTGTAGTAGTAACAGGAAGTAAGTACGAGAAGAAATTGGGCGAAGAAACCGTTTCTATGGAAGTACTAAAAGGGCAACAAATTACACAAAGCAGCGCTAGAGCTGAAGAAGCCTTGAATTATGTTCCGGGAGTAAATATGCTGGGTAAAAATACGAGCATTCGCGGGGGCGGAGGTTTTGCAGATGGTGCAGGAAGCCGTGTGTTGGTAATGTTAGATGATATACCAATTACAAGCCCCGAAAATGGTGGCGTAAACTGGAATGGAATGCCGCTAGAAGCCATAGAGCAAGTAGAAATTATTAAAGGCGCATCATCAGCATCGTATGGTTCTAGTGCATTAAATGGTATTATGAATTTTAGAACCATTGCTCCTAAAACAGAAATGTACAATAAGATATTGGTAAACATTGGGTTTTATGGAGAACCAAAAGATAAGAGTTTATCTTGGTTCTGGCGGAAAACAAAAACCAAAAAGGGCAAAACAAAGTCGTATCTCGATTTGCCAATGTTTGGAGGCTTTCAATATACACATGCCAAGAAGTATGGGAACTTTGATGTGGTACTTTCCGGAGCATATCAAGAAGATGAAAGTTTTAGATATGCCAATCGCCAACGTACTATCCGCGGCTTTGCAAAGTTGCGCTACATACCTAAAAAGTTCGATAGAATTACGGTAGGTTTAAACGCTGGCGTGCTGCGCGAAAATTATCAAGACTTCTTTGTAATGTGGGGCTACGATAACGATACGGTTAATCCTTGGCCGGATTATGCCGTAACACACTTCAATAAGCCCGCTCCGTTTACAACTTATGCAAGTACCGACACCTCCTTCGGATACTTACCTTCTCAAATTTCCAATAGAAGCACTACGACCGTAAATGTAGATCCATACATCACTTATTACGATAAAAAAGAGAACCGCCATAGTTTAAAATCGCGCGTTTATTACACCGAATTATTCAACGATGCCAACAGCGGCTCGTTTAGAATTGTAAATGGCGATTCTATTTATGGAGGCGATTCGTCTAAAACTTTGCAAGGCTATTTGGAGTATGGCTTTTTAAAGGAATTTAAGCCTTTGGCATTGGTAATTTCTACCGGAGCATCGTTTTATTACACCACCGTACACAGCAATACTTTCGATAGCCGCACTGCCTATAATTTAGGAGCCTTTGTAAATATTGATAAGAAGTTTTTTAATAAGCTAACTTTAAACGTAGGCTTAAGACTCGAACATGCTAAGCTCGATACTCAGTTTCAAAAAGCAGATTTGTTTGCTACCTCTATCAACAGCGGGAAAAATAATTTGGTGAAGCCGGTATATTCTCCCGTTATTCCTGTAATTAGAATTGGTTTGAATTATCAAGCCACCGAAGGTACCTTCTTGCGGCTTAGCTTTGGGCAAGGCTTCCGCTTTCCATCCATTGCCGAAAAATTTGTACGTACCGTTAGAAGTGGTACAGCAGTTTTCCCCAATCCGGAACTATTGCCGGAAGCAGGTTGGGGTGCAGAATTAGGCATAAAACAAGGTATGAAAATAAGCCGATGGGTATTTTATGCCGATGCTAGTGCCTTTGTGAATTATTTTAAAAACATGATTGAATTTCAGGGCGCAGACCCAAGTAAATTTCCGGGTGCAGGTTTAGCATTTCAAGCAACAAATGTGCCGGCTGCTAGAATTGTAGGAGCCGAAATTTCTACCATTGGAAGCGGTAAAATATATTCTGTGCCATTAAACTTTATTGTGGGTTACACTTTTATTAACCCCATTAACTTGGCATATAATGCAGATAGCTTTGGCTTGGATTACAAGATATTGAAGTACCGTATTGAGCATTCTTTTAAAGCAGATGTATCTGCCAACATAAAAGGAGTAAACGTAGGCGTACGTTGTTTTTACAATAGTTTCATAAAAGAGATTGATAAAATTGGTGTAGGGGCTTTGCCATCTATAAATAACTTTAGGGCAAAGCACGATAAGGGTGATTTTGTAATGGATGTGCGTGTTGGTTATTCGTATAAAGACAAACTTAGTTTTAATGTGATAGCTAAGAATGTAACTAATGCGGAATACACGCTTCGCCCTGGTTTAATAGAAGCTCCACGCAATTATACTTTTCAAGTAGGATACCAGTTTTAG